Proteins found in one Muntiacus reevesi chromosome 2, mMunRee1.1, whole genome shotgun sequence genomic segment:
- the LOC136158996 gene encoding uncharacterized protein, with amino-acid sequence MTAGKRPFTAGKRTRGTALWALWAMEEAPPGPGTKPLTPAQVPSLQLCQSFSSTARELGRQKVGRGHRTHPQVPEYPEHSAGSAVVMHGPSRPVACGISPDQESNPCPLHWQADSHPLGYQGSPQTTGCASAKHVTTVQNEEEVQKGKNYHNGDVFGDEYRIKPVEEVKYRKNGAEEEQKRAARNQENLEKSASSNVRLKTNKEIPGLVHQPRANIHISESQQEFFRMLDEKIEKGRDYCSEEEDITRHQSYHSNQELLLCK; translated from the exons ATGACGGCAGGGAAGAGGCCATTCACAGCGGGAAAGAGGACAAGAGGAACTGCTCTCTGGGCCCTGTGGGCCATGGAGGAGGCTCCACCAGGGCCAGGGACCAAGCCACTCACACCTGCCCAGGTGCCCTCCCTCCAGCTGTGCCAGTCCTTCAGCAGCACCGCGAGGGAACTAGGAAGGCAGAAGGTGGGCAGAGGACACCGGACCCACCCCCAGGTCCCAGAGTACCCAGAACAC agcgcaggctcagcagttgtgatgcATGGACCTAGtcgccctgtggcatgtggaatctccccggaccaggaatcaaacccatgtcccctgcactggcaggcagattctcatccactgggctaccaggggagtccccaa ACTACGGGCTGTGCCTCTGCCAAGCATGTTACCACTGTTCAAAATGAAGAGGAAGtccagaaagggaagaactaccACAACGGAGATGTGTTTGGTGATGAGTATAGGATCAAACCAGTGGAAGAGGTCAAATACAGGAAAAATGGGGCAGAAGAGGAGCAGAAAAGAGCAGCCAGGAACcaagaaaacttggaaaaaagtGCCAGTTCAAATGTAAGACTTAAAACCAATAAAGAGATTCCAGGATTAGTTCATCAACCCAGAGCAAACATCCACATCTCTGAAAGCCAACAAGAATTCTTCAGAATGCTGgatgaaaaaattgaaaagggTCGAGATTACTGTTCGGAAGAAGAAGATATCACACGGCACCAATCCTACCACTCAAACCAGGAGCTACTACTGTGTAAATAG